A genomic segment from Dermatobacter hominis encodes:
- a CDS encoding nucleotidyltransferase family protein produces the protein MSAVDRARTAVVGHGVVDGPSDRDPEPPVLDDPGADRFVAGAVADRVVGLALAAVDAGAVVVPPAAVERLASAQRESAGVALVLEAELLRVAALLTGAGIDLRVLKGPALAHTAYPDPAWREFGDVDLLVRGPDLPRAADVLAVSGYERAFRPVGRRYETEVAKSVTLRSPRGWEIDLHRTVATGPWGVLVDPDSLWSPRADLELGGVDLPTLPPELHLAHALVHVGLGSPTPRGSNLRDLLQLGDGTVDRAEVLRLLRSWSALAPAREARGFLPPELRSGLDWLGHGEPTRRERRWMALHRRSPQPFRRLTIEGLVVAGPSRRSLRYLRAVAPLLLPAAAQGRARRG, from the coding sequence GTGAGCGCGGTCGACCGGGCTCGGACCGCCGTCGTGGGCCACGGCGTCGTCGACGGTCCGTCCGATCGGGACCCGGAGCCGCCGGTGCTCGACGACCCCGGCGCGGACCGCTTCGTGGCCGGCGCGGTCGCCGATCGCGTCGTCGGCCTCGCCTTGGCGGCGGTCGACGCCGGCGCGGTGGTCGTGCCGCCCGCCGCCGTCGAGCGCCTGGCCTCGGCGCAACGCGAGAGCGCCGGCGTCGCCCTCGTGCTCGAGGCCGAGCTGCTGCGGGTCGCCGCGCTCCTCACCGGGGCCGGGATCGACCTCCGGGTCCTCAAGGGACCGGCGCTCGCGCACACCGCCTACCCGGACCCGGCGTGGCGCGAGTTCGGCGACGTCGACCTCCTCGTCCGCGGGCCGGACCTGCCGCGGGCGGCGGACGTGCTCGCCGTCTCCGGGTACGAGCGTGCCTTCCGACCGGTCGGGCGGCGCTACGAGACCGAGGTCGCCAAGAGCGTGACGCTGCGGAGCCCTCGTGGCTGGGAGATCGACCTCCACCGCACGGTCGCCACCGGTCCGTGGGGCGTGCTGGTCGACCCCGACTCCCTGTGGTCGCCCCGCGCCGACCTCGAGCTGGGTGGCGTCGATCTGCCCACGCTGCCGCCCGAGCTCCACCTGGCGCACGCGCTCGTCCACGTCGGGCTCGGTTCGCCGACCCCGCGGGGGTCGAACCTGCGGGACCTCCTGCAGCTCGGCGACGGCACGGTCGACCGGGCCGAGGTGCTGCGGCTCCTGCGTTCGTGGTCGGCGCTGGCCCCCGCCCGCGAGGCACGCGGCTTCCTGCCGCCCGAGCTCCGGAGCGGCCTCGACTGGCTGGGCCACGGCGAGCCCACGCGCCGCGAGCGGCGCTGGATGGCGCTGCACCGGCGGTCGCCCCAGCCCTTCCGCCGCCTCACGATCGAGGGCCTCGTGGTCGCAGGGCCGTCCCGCCGGTCGCTCCGCTACCTGCGCGCCGTCGCCCCGCTGCTCCTCCCCGCCGCCGCCCAGGGCCGGGCCCGCCGGGGCTGA
- a CDS encoding DegT/DnrJ/EryC1/StrS family aminotransferase → MGRIYLSPPDVGPLERDALLAAFDSNWITPLGPEVDAFERELAALCGAESAAALSSGTAALHLALVMNGIGPGDEVVVSDLTFVAPANAVRYVGADLRFVDAERETWNMDPDLLADLLERREAAGERLPAAVIVVDLYGQCAQLDRIAALCERHGVLLVEDAAEALGATWQGRSAGAWAELGAFSFNGNKIMTTGGGGALVGSADDMARARSLAAQARRPVLHYEHEEVGFNYRLSNLLAGLGRGQLARLGDLVARRHAVNARYREALAEVEGVSFMPWDPRGDVNGWLTVVLLDDALGVAPLDVCRALDERDIEARPAWKPMHLQPVFAGVPVEGGAVAEDLFRRGLCLPSGSVMTDADVDRVVGALLDALSVSRAAGGARG, encoded by the coding sequence GTGGGTCGGATCTACCTGTCACCGCCGGACGTCGGGCCGCTCGAGCGGGACGCGCTCCTCGCCGCGTTCGACTCGAACTGGATCACGCCGCTCGGGCCCGAGGTCGACGCCTTCGAGCGCGAGCTGGCGGCGCTGTGCGGTGCGGAGTCGGCGGCCGCCCTGTCGAGCGGCACCGCTGCGCTGCACCTGGCGCTGGTGATGAACGGGATCGGCCCCGGCGACGAGGTGGTCGTGTCGGACCTGACGTTCGTGGCCCCCGCCAACGCGGTCCGCTACGTGGGCGCCGACCTGCGCTTCGTCGACGCCGAGCGTGAGACGTGGAACATGGACCCCGACCTGCTCGCCGACCTGCTCGAGCGCCGTGAGGCGGCGGGCGAGCGGCTTCCGGCCGCGGTGATCGTCGTCGACCTGTACGGCCAGTGCGCCCAGCTCGACCGCATCGCGGCGCTGTGCGAGCGCCACGGCGTGCTGCTCGTCGAGGACGCGGCCGAGGCCCTCGGCGCGACCTGGCAGGGCCGCTCCGCGGGCGCGTGGGCCGAGCTCGGAGCCTTCTCGTTCAACGGCAACAAGATCATGACGACGGGCGGTGGCGGGGCGCTGGTCGGCAGCGCGGACGACATGGCCCGCGCCAGGTCGCTCGCCGCGCAGGCCCGTCGACCGGTGCTGCACTACGAGCACGAGGAGGTCGGGTTCAACTACCGCCTCTCCAACCTGCTCGCCGGCCTCGGCCGCGGCCAGCTGGCGCGCCTGGGCGACCTCGTCGCCCGGCGCCACGCCGTCAACGCCCGCTACCGAGAGGCGCTCGCGGAGGTCGAGGGGGTCTCCTTCATGCCGTGGGACCCGCGCGGTGACGTGAACGGGTGGCTCACCGTCGTGCTGCTCGACGACGCGCTCGGCGTCGCCCCGCTCGACGTGTGCCGCGCCCTCGACGAGCGCGACATCGAGGCGCGGCCGGCGTGGAAGCCGATGCACCTGCAGCCCGTGTTCGCCGGCGTGCCGGTCGAGGGGGGCGCCGTGGCCGAGGACCTGTTCCGGCGCGGGCTGTGCCTTCCGAGCGGCTCGGTGATGACCGACGCCGACGTCGACCGCGTCGTGGGCGCGCTGCTCGACGCGCTGTCCGTGTCACGGGCCGCCGGCGGTGCCCGTGGGTGA
- a CDS encoding polysaccharide biosynthesis protein, with the protein MNEYTVRHRFVLQWGFDGFGWMVGLLAATFVRYELTWSKVDVVGVLWLGVVATLAQALIGRSLGLYVHRWRYGTFDEVACLVKVVALVTPLVVLANLLGGRPLPLSSTLVGGCLGLTVMMGGRFCWRAQLERWNRRQDDGREPVLVFGAGDGGLQIVTSMQGSGPFRPVAVLDDNADLANLRVRGVPVVGSREDIAAAAERTGATALVIAIPSASGDVVRELAEAGEAAGLRTLVLPAVAELFGSPLGVADIRPLTEADLLGRREITLDIDAVAGYVTGRRVLITGAGGSIGSELARQVHRFAPSSLVLLDRDESALQAVQISLEGRGLLETRDIVVGCIRDHERMSEVFEEHRPEVVFHAAALKHLPLLELHPEEGFKTNVLGTANLLQLSGAHGVDHFVNISTDKAAEPTSVLGRTKRLAEQLTADAGRRFDGTYISVRFGNVLGSRGSVLPLFRAQIERGGPVTVTHPDVTRFFMTIPEACELVVQAGAIGGDGEVMVLDMGEQVRIADLAKRLIAESNRPVEIVYTGLRPGEKLSEVLFAEGEVPVPSGHPMIKRVAVDAVSPADVLGVEPVEPLVVDLRASDDSVTDVA; encoded by the coding sequence GTGAACGAGTACACCGTGCGGCACCGGTTCGTGCTGCAGTGGGGGTTCGACGGGTTCGGCTGGATGGTCGGCCTCCTCGCGGCGACGTTCGTCCGCTACGAGCTCACCTGGTCCAAGGTCGACGTCGTCGGGGTGCTGTGGCTCGGCGTCGTCGCCACCCTGGCCCAGGCGTTGATCGGGCGCTCCCTCGGGCTCTACGTCCACCGCTGGCGCTACGGCACCTTCGACGAGGTGGCCTGCCTGGTGAAGGTCGTGGCCCTGGTGACCCCGCTGGTCGTGCTCGCCAACCTGCTCGGCGGGCGCCCGCTGCCGCTGAGCTCCACGCTGGTCGGCGGTTGCCTGGGGCTCACCGTCATGATGGGCGGTCGCTTCTGCTGGCGGGCGCAGCTCGAGCGCTGGAACCGCCGCCAGGACGACGGCCGGGAGCCGGTCCTCGTGTTCGGCGCCGGCGACGGCGGGCTCCAGATCGTCACCTCGATGCAGGGCTCGGGGCCGTTCCGGCCGGTCGCCGTGCTCGACGACAACGCCGATCTCGCCAACCTTCGGGTCCGGGGCGTGCCGGTCGTCGGCAGCCGCGAGGACATCGCGGCCGCCGCCGAGCGGACCGGTGCCACGGCCCTCGTGATCGCCATCCCGTCGGCGTCCGGCGACGTGGTGCGCGAGCTCGCCGAGGCGGGCGAGGCCGCCGGGTTGCGCACCCTGGTGCTGCCGGCCGTCGCCGAGCTGTTCGGCTCGCCGCTCGGCGTCGCCGACATCCGCCCGCTCACCGAGGCCGACCTCCTCGGACGGCGCGAGATCACCCTCGACATCGACGCCGTGGCCGGGTACGTCACCGGCCGGCGCGTCCTGATCACGGGGGCCGGCGGCTCGATCGGCTCGGAGCTGGCGCGGCAGGTCCACCGCTTCGCCCCCTCGTCGCTCGTGCTGCTCGACCGCGACGAGTCGGCGCTCCAGGCGGTGCAGATCTCGCTCGAGGGCCGGGGCCTGCTCGAGACCCGCGACATCGTGGTCGGCTGCATCCGGGACCACGAGCGGATGTCCGAGGTCTTCGAGGAGCACCGGCCCGAGGTCGTCTTCCACGCCGCGGCGCTGAAGCACCTCCCGCTGCTCGAGCTGCACCCCGAGGAGGGGTTCAAGACGAACGTGCTTGGCACCGCCAACCTCCTGCAGCTCTCGGGCGCGCACGGCGTCGACCACTTCGTGAACATCTCCACCGACAAGGCCGCCGAGCCGACGTCGGTGCTCGGTCGCACCAAGCGGCTCGCCGAGCAGCTGACCGCGGATGCCGGCCGGCGGTTCGACGGGACCTACATCAGCGTCCGGTTCGGGAACGTGCTCGGCAGCCGCGGCTCGGTGCTCCCGCTGTTCCGGGCCCAGATCGAGCGCGGCGGCCCGGTCACGGTCACGCACCCCGACGTCACCCGGTTCTTCATGACGATCCCCGAGGCGTGCGAGCTCGTCGTCCAGGCCGGGGCCATCGGCGGCGACGGCGAGGTGATGGTGCTCGACATGGGCGAGCAGGTCCGGATCGCGGACCTCGCGAAGCGGCTGATCGCCGAGTCGAACCGGCCGGTCGAGATCGTCTACACCGGCCTCCGCCCCGGCGAGAAGCTGAGCGAGGTGCTGTTCGCCGAGGGCGAGGTGCCCGTGCCCTCGGGCCACCCGATGATCAAGCGCGTGGCCGTCGACGCGGTGTCGCCCGCCGACGTGCTGGGCGTCGAGCCGGTGGAACCGCTGGTCGTCGACCTGCGCGCCTCCGACGACAGCGTCACCGACGTCGCCTGA
- a CDS encoding glycosyltransferase: MGERTHVLWLAKGLGPGGMERLLLTHARVADRDRFDFIVGYLVERPNSLRADLEAAGVPCVDVGKGRPEDPRWVLRVLRLVDELRIDVVHVHSPMVAAVLRPALRTRRHRPALVYTEHNSWSDYAAVTRAANRLTYGLDDRHVAVSAAARDSAPPRLRSGIELLVHGVELDGVRSRAGERGRVRRELGLTDDEVLVGAVANLRPQKNYPLLLDAARHVVDRREGVRFVALGHGPLEHELVARRDELGLGDRFSFLGHVPDAPAVMSAFDVFVLSSDVEGLPVALMEACALGLPVVATAVGGVPQVVDESIGRLVPPGRVGPLADAIVELADDPALRRRLGAAAAERSGRFDARVAVRRIEELYAEAAG, from the coding sequence GTGGGTGAGCGCACCCACGTGCTGTGGCTCGCCAAGGGCCTCGGACCCGGAGGGATGGAGCGCCTCCTCCTCACGCACGCGCGCGTCGCCGATCGGGACCGCTTCGACTTCATCGTCGGCTACCTCGTCGAGCGACCGAACTCGCTGCGCGCCGACCTCGAGGCGGCGGGGGTGCCGTGCGTCGACGTCGGCAAGGGCCGGCCCGAGGATCCGCGCTGGGTGCTGCGGGTGCTGCGCCTCGTCGACGAGCTGCGCATCGACGTCGTGCACGTGCACTCGCCGATGGTGGCGGCGGTGCTCCGTCCGGCCCTCCGGACCCGGCGACACCGGCCTGCGCTCGTCTACACCGAGCACAACTCGTGGTCCGACTACGCAGCGGTCACCCGCGCGGCGAACCGGTTGACCTACGGGCTCGATGACCGGCACGTCGCGGTGTCGGCGGCGGCCCGGGACTCCGCCCCACCGCGCCTGCGGAGCGGGATCGAGCTGCTCGTGCACGGCGTCGAGCTCGACGGCGTCCGCAGCAGGGCCGGGGAGCGCGGACGGGTCCGTCGCGAGCTCGGGCTCACCGACGACGAGGTGCTGGTGGGCGCGGTGGCCAACCTGCGACCGCAGAAGAACTACCCGCTGCTGCTCGACGCGGCCCGGCACGTGGTCGACCGCCGCGAGGGCGTCCGGTTCGTCGCGCTCGGCCACGGTCCCCTCGAGCACGAGCTGGTCGCCCGCCGCGACGAGCTCGGCCTCGGCGACCGCTTCTCGTTCCTCGGCCACGTCCCCGACGCCCCGGCCGTGATGTCGGCGTTCGACGTGTTCGTCCTCTCGTCCGACGTCGAGGGCCTGCCCGTCGCGCTGATGGAGGCGTGCGCGCTGGGCCTGCCCGTGGTCGCCACCGCGGTCGGCGGGGTGCCCCAGGTGGTGGACGAGTCGATCGGTCGGCTGGTCCCGCCGGGGCGGGTGGGACCGCTCGCCGACGCCATCGTCGAGCTGGCCGACGACCCGGCGCTGCGGCGACGGCTCGGCGCTGCGGCGGCCGAGCGGTCCGGCCGCTTCGACGCCAGAGTGGCGGTCCGCCGGATCGAGGAGCTGTACGCGGAGGCCGCGGGCTGA
- a CDS encoding sugar transferase: protein MDRPYRGKRIVDLGVLALVAGPALLIGAACALAVRLTSPGPVFFRQERVGRDGVTFQVWKFRTMVAGDNPVFPDASRITSAGRVLRRTSLDELPQLINVALGEMSVVGPRPTLPYQVARYDDHQRRRLAVRPGLTGLAQVSGRNALSWGDRIDLDVRYVETQSVRTDLSIIARTFSTMLSGEGVEGHPQDDPLAAPEPTDEATPG, encoded by the coding sequence GTGGACCGACCGTACCGGGGCAAGCGGATCGTGGACCTCGGCGTGCTCGCGCTGGTGGCCGGGCCGGCCCTCCTGATCGGCGCGGCGTGCGCGCTCGCGGTGCGGCTGACGTCGCCGGGACCGGTCTTCTTCCGCCAGGAGCGCGTCGGGAGGGACGGCGTCACGTTCCAGGTGTGGAAATTCCGCACGATGGTGGCGGGCGACAACCCGGTGTTCCCCGACGCGAGCCGCATCACCTCGGCCGGACGGGTGCTGCGGCGCACATCGCTCGACGAGCTCCCCCAGCTGATCAACGTGGCACTCGGCGAGATGAGCGTGGTCGGGCCGCGGCCGACGCTGCCCTACCAGGTGGCCCGCTACGACGACCACCAGCGCCGACGCCTGGCCGTCCGTCCGGGCCTCACCGGCCTGGCCCAGGTGTCCGGGCGCAACGCGCTGTCGTGGGGCGACCGCATCGACCTCGACGTGCGCTACGTGGAGACCCAGTCCGTGCGCACCGACCTGTCGATCATCGCCCGCACGTTCTCGACGATGCTCTCCGGTGAGGGCGTCGAGGGCCACCCGCAGGACGACCCCCTCGCGGCGCCCGAACCGACCGACGAGGCGACGCCCGGGTGA
- the asnB gene encoding asparagine synthase (glutamine-hydrolyzing): MCGIAGLLDPTGSSTGDELAAIASAMAGEVAHRGPDGHGTWVDPAAGVGLGHRRLSILDLSDAGAQPMTSADGRWVLAYNGEVYNHRELGRRLVAEGVRLRGHSDTEVLVEAIAAWGLGRALERCEGMWAFAVWDRRERRLTLARDRVGEKPLYYGTAGRAVVFASGLDALAAHPDFDRTISADAVCGLMRYKYVPAPLAIFRDACKLPPGCTVVVEADGSVGEPVAYWSYAEVVEQAAARPFEGSITEAVDELEQLLASSVSRRLVADVPVGAFLSGGIDSSTIVAAMQAVASGPVATFTIGSPDSGFDESDDARRVARHLGTRHHELIATGADALAVVDLLPVVYDEPFADSSQIPTFLVSQLARRHVTVALSGDGGDELFGGYNRYRWIPGIDRRLRRVPIGARRLAARIANRLPADRWDDVGRVIPERVRPRQLGLKVEKAASVAVLGGPEEMYLRVISHWPDPTAVVPRGTDPEVLAKRPERWPAVADGTARMMAVDLLTYLPDDILTKVDRATMAVGLEGRVPFLDRRIVEFAAALPMSMRSSDGESKVVLRRLLDRSVPRHLVDRTKTGFGIPLDAWLRGPLRGWASDLLDGPVASEWFDPTTLRTAWDEHRTGARNHGYRLWDVLMFLAWAEHRGLS, encoded by the coding sequence ATGTGCGGGATCGCCGGCCTCCTCGACCCGACCGGATCGTCGACGGGCGACGAGCTCGCGGCGATCGCCTCGGCGATGGCGGGCGAGGTCGCGCACCGGGGCCCCGACGGGCACGGGACCTGGGTCGATCCGGCGGCCGGCGTCGGGCTCGGCCACCGTCGGCTGAGCATCCTCGACCTCAGCGACGCCGGCGCCCAGCCGATGACCTCGGCCGACGGCCGCTGGGTGCTGGCCTACAACGGCGAGGTCTACAACCACCGCGAGCTCGGCCGTCGGCTGGTCGCCGAGGGGGTCCGCCTCCGGGGCCACTCCGACACCGAGGTCCTGGTCGAGGCGATCGCGGCCTGGGGCCTCGGGCGCGCCCTGGAGCGGTGCGAGGGGATGTGGGCCTTCGCGGTGTGGGACCGGCGGGAGCGGCGGCTCACGCTGGCCCGGGACCGCGTGGGGGAGAAGCCGCTGTACTACGGCACCGCGGGACGGGCCGTCGTGTTCGCCTCCGGTCTGGACGCGCTGGCCGCGCACCCCGACTTCGACCGGACGATCTCGGCCGACGCCGTGTGCGGGCTCATGCGCTACAAGTACGTGCCCGCGCCGCTCGCGATCTTCCGCGACGCGTGCAAGCTGCCGCCGGGCTGCACGGTGGTGGTCGAGGCGGACGGCTCCGTGGGCGAGCCGGTCGCCTACTGGTCCTACGCCGAGGTCGTCGAGCAGGCCGCGGCCCGACCGTTCGAGGGGTCGATCACCGAGGCGGTCGACGAGCTCGAGCAGCTGCTGGCGTCGAGCGTGTCGCGCCGCCTCGTCGCCGACGTGCCCGTCGGGGCGTTCCTGTCGGGCGGCATCGACTCGTCGACGATCGTGGCTGCCATGCAGGCGGTCGCGTCGGGCCCGGTCGCGACGTTCACGATCGGGTCGCCCGACTCCGGCTTCGACGAGTCCGACGACGCCCGCCGCGTCGCCCGGCACCTCGGCACCCGCCACCACGAGCTGATCGCCACCGGCGCCGACGCGCTCGCCGTCGTCGACCTGCTGCCGGTCGTGTACGACGAGCCCTTCGCCGACTCGTCGCAGATCCCCACGTTCCTCGTCTCGCAGCTCGCACGCCGTCACGTCACCGTGGCGCTGTCGGGCGACGGCGGCGACGAGCTGTTCGGCGGCTACAACCGCTACCGCTGGATCCCGGGGATCGACCGACGGCTCCGCCGGGTGCCGATCGGGGCGCGGCGGCTCGCGGCCCGGATCGCGAACCGGCTGCCCGCGGACCGCTGGGACGACGTCGGCAGGGTGATCCCCGAGCGGGTCCGCCCCCGGCAGCTCGGCCTCAAGGTCGAGAAGGCGGCGAGCGTCGCGGTGCTGGGCGGGCCGGAGGAGATGTACCTCAGGGTGATCTCGCACTGGCCCGACCCCACGGCCGTCGTGCCGAGGGGCACCGACCCCGAGGTCCTGGCCAAGCGCCCGGAGCGCTGGCCCGCGGTCGCCGACGGCACGGCCCGGATGATGGCCGTCGACCTGCTCACGTACCTCCCCGACGACATCCTGACCAAGGTCGACCGGGCCACGATGGCGGTGGGCCTCGAGGGCCGCGTCCCGTTCCTCGACCGGCGCATCGTCGAGTTCGCCGCCGCGCTGCCCATGTCGATGCGCTCCTCGGACGGCGAGTCGAAGGTGGTGCTCCGGCGCCTGCTCGACCGCAGCGTGCCCCGCCACCTCGTCGACCGCACCAAGACCGGCTTCGGGATCCCCCTCGACGCGTGGCTGCGCGGGCCGCTGCGGGGGTGGGCGTCGGACCTGCTCGACGGCCCGGTGGCCTCGGAGTGGTTCGATCCGACGACGCTGCGCACCGCGTGGGACGAACACCGCACCGGCGCCCGCAACCACGGCTACCGGCTGTGGGACGTGCTGATGTTCCTCGCCTGGGCCGAGCACCGCGGCCTCTCCTGA
- a CDS encoding glycosyltransferase — protein MARVLMLTTSPDRRGAEVFAVALAEALEPLGHRCTLLAVRPAAASNPLPIPAAGRSRWDPVGLSRLASAARRHDVVVGHGSATLLAGSLAARVARRPFVYRNIGDPAQWGEVPLAAARIGWPLRGAAAVTALYEGAREELIGRYRLDPRRVRVVPNAVDAAGLGATELDATELDATGLGDTGAATAAPAVGPLDPDLDRVGWLGALAEEKRPELAIRAVAGDPGLGLLVAGDGPLASEARRLATELAPDRVRFLGSVGRPRDLLDHVDVLVVPSRTEGLPAAAIEAGMVGLPVVGYAVGGMPEVVLDGVTGVLLDPRSADGPDAPAALAAALRDAVARGEELGVAARQRCLERFDLPVVAGLWSEVIDSVT, from the coding sequence GTGGCCCGCGTGCTGATGCTCACGACCTCCCCGGATCGCCGGGGGGCCGAGGTCTTCGCGGTCGCGCTCGCCGAGGCGCTCGAGCCGCTCGGCCACCGCTGCACGCTGCTCGCCGTCCGCCCGGCGGCGGCCTCGAACCCCCTCCCGATCCCGGCGGCCGGCCGGTCGCGGTGGGACCCGGTGGGCCTGTCGCGCCTTGCGTCGGCGGCGCGCCGCCATGACGTCGTGGTCGGCCACGGCTCCGCCACCCTGCTGGCCGGCTCGCTCGCCGCCCGCGTGGCCCGCCGGCCGTTCGTGTACCGCAACATCGGCGACCCCGCGCAGTGGGGCGAGGTCCCGCTGGCCGCGGCGCGCATCGGGTGGCCGCTGCGGGGGGCCGCCGCCGTGACCGCGCTCTACGAGGGAGCCCGCGAGGAGCTCATCGGCCGCTACCGGCTCGATCCCCGCCGTGTCCGCGTGGTGCCGAACGCGGTCGACGCCGCGGGGCTCGGCGCGACGGAGCTGGACGCGACGGAGCTCGACGCGACAGGGCTCGGCGACACCGGTGCGGCGACGGCGGCACCGGCGGTCGGCCCGCTCGACCCCGACCTCGACCGGGTCGGCTGGCTCGGCGCGCTCGCCGAGGAGAAGCGGCCCGAGCTCGCGATCCGGGCGGTGGCCGGCGATCCCGGACTGGGCCTGCTGGTGGCCGGCGACGGTCCGCTCGCCTCGGAGGCGCGCCGGCTCGCCACGGAGCTCGCGCCCGATCGCGTGCGCTTCCTCGGCTCGGTCGGGCGGCCGCGGGACCTGCTCGACCACGTCGACGTGCTCGTGGTGCCGAGCCGCACCGAGGGGCTGCCGGCCGCGGCGATCGAGGCCGGGATGGTCGGCCTGCCGGTGGTCGGCTACGCCGTCGGCGGGATGCCCGAGGTGGTGCTCGACGGGGTCACCGGCGTGCTCCTGGACCCGCGCTCGGCCGACGGGCCCGACGCCCCGGCCGCCCTCGCCGCCGCGCTCCGGGATGCCGTGGCCCGGGGCGAGGAGCTCGGCGTGGCGGCCCGGCAGCGCTGCCTGGAGCGCTTCGACCTCCCCGTCGTCGCCGGCCTGTGGTCGGAGGTCATCGACTCGGTGACCTGA
- a CDS encoding NeuD/PglB/VioB family sugar acetyltransferase → MTELVVVGAGGHGREVFDAATAAARAGTADWDVVGFVDDGDVDLGRLERLGVALLGDLGALLVRPTAYAIGVGTPEVRARLAARLSALPADPATVVHPGAHIGPDVELGEGVVVFDRTTITTDVRIGRHTHLNVGCAVQHDTVVGDFVQFSPGVFVNGDCVLGDHVFLGTGAIVTRGCTVGAGARVGAGAVVLADVEPGTTVVGVPARPH, encoded by the coding sequence GTGACCGAGCTCGTGGTGGTCGGCGCCGGCGGCCACGGCCGCGAGGTGTTCGACGCGGCGACGGCCGCAGCGCGGGCCGGCACGGCCGACTGGGACGTCGTCGGCTTCGTCGACGACGGCGACGTGGACCTCGGGCGCCTCGAGCGGCTCGGGGTGGCCCTCCTCGGCGACCTGGGCGCGCTGCTGGTGCGGCCGACCGCCTACGCGATCGGCGTGGGCACCCCCGAGGTGCGGGCACGGCTCGCGGCGCGCCTCTCGGCCCTCCCGGCCGACCCCGCGACCGTCGTGCACCCGGGGGCCCACATCGGTCCCGATGTCGAGCTCGGGGAGGGGGTCGTCGTCTTCGACCGCACGACGATCACGACCGACGTCCGGATCGGGCGCCACACCCACCTCAACGTGGGCTGCGCTGTGCAGCACGACACCGTCGTCGGCGACTTCGTGCAGTTCAGCCCCGGGGTGTTCGTGAACGGCGACTGCGTGCTCGGCGACCACGTCTTCCTCGGCACCGGGGCGATCGTGACGCGCGGCTGCACCGTCGGCGCCGGTGCCCGCGTCGGCGCCGGCGCGGTGGTGCTCGCCGACGTCGAGCCCGGCACCACGGTCGTGGGGGTGCCGGCGCGCCCGCACTGA
- a CDS encoding NAD-dependent epimerase/dehydratase family protein, with amino-acid sequence MHIVVTGGAGFIGANLCTHLLARPEIERVSVIDDLSTGFRTNLDGVDVRLREGSILDPDALDEVIGDADAVIHLAARGSVPRSVADPLASHHANATGTLQVLEAARRAGDVQVVVASSSSVYGANPTLPKVEDMVARPMSPYAGSKLAAESYTIAWQHTYGMPTLAFRFFNVFGPLQPAWHDYAAVVPAFVSAALAGRPLPVHGDGTQSRDFTYVATVCSVLTDAVVRRVTSDVPVNLAFGTRTSLLDVIATLEDLLGHRLEVAHSPSRPGDVPHSQADNGRLRELFPTAAPVPLRDGLAATLEWFRTQPTEPVRSSS; translated from the coding sequence ATGCACATCGTGGTCACCGGTGGCGCGGGGTTCATCGGCGCCAACCTCTGCACCCACCTCCTCGCCCGACCCGAGATCGAGCGCGTGAGCGTCATCGACGACCTCTCCACCGGGTTCCGGACGAACCTCGACGGCGTCGACGTCCGGCTGCGCGAGGGTTCGATCCTCGACCCGGACGCGCTGGACGAGGTGATCGGCGACGCCGACGCGGTGATCCACCTGGCGGCACGGGGCTCGGTGCCCCGGTCGGTCGCGGACCCGCTCGCGTCGCACCACGCCAACGCCACGGGCACGCTCCAGGTCCTCGAGGCGGCCCGCCGGGCGGGCGACGTGCAGGTGGTGGTGGCGTCGTCCTCGTCGGTCTACGGCGCCAACCCCACCCTGCCCAAGGTCGAGGACATGGTCGCCCGGCCGATGAGCCCCTACGCCGGGTCCAAGCTCGCGGCCGAGTCGTACACGATCGCCTGGCAGCACACGTACGGGATGCCCACGTTGGCCTTCCGCTTCTTCAACGTGTTCGGCCCGCTGCAGCCGGCGTGGCACGACTACGCCGCCGTGGTGCCGGCGTTCGTGTCGGCGGCCCTGGCGGGGCGTCCGCTGCCCGTGCACGGCGACGGGACGCAGTCCCGGGACTTCACCTACGTGGCGACCGTGTGCTCGGTGCTCACCGACGCGGTGGTCCGACGGGTCACCTCCGACGTGCCGGTCAACCTGGCGTTCGGCACCCGCACGTCGCTGCTCGACGTCATCGCCACCCTCGAGGACCTCCTGGGCCATCGGCTGGAGGTCGCGCACTCGCCGTCCCGGCCGGGCGACGTCCCGCACTCCCAGGCCGACAACGGCCGTCTCCGGGAGCTGTTCCCCACGGCGGCGCCGGTCCCCCTGCGCGACGGCCTCGCCGCCACGCTCGAGTGGTTCCGCACGCAGCCGACCGAACCGGTGCGCTCGTCGTCCTGA